The segment TCGGCTCCCGCGGCCTCGTCTCGTCGGTGACGGCGCTCAGCCCCGCCGGGTTCTTCGGACCCGTCAACCGGTTCCAGGCGCTCGTGCCGCTGCTGCTCATGCGGCTGTCGGCGCTGCTCACCCCGGCGCGACTGCTCCAGCGCCTGGCCGCCGACCTGCGCGGACGGCGGGCCATCGGCGCGATCCTCTACGCCCGACCCGAGCGCCACGACGCCGACCACACCTACGGCGACTCGCTGGCCCTCAAGCACGCGACGGCCTTCGAGCGCACCGCTCGGGAAGGCGTCACGTACCGCTTCGCGAGCCAGGTGCCGGTCCCCACCACCGTCGCATGGGGCACGAAGGACCGCCTCCTGCCCTACGCCCAGGCAGCCGTCGCGAAGTCCCGCCTGCCGCAGGCCCGCCACGAGCCCCTGCCCGGCTGCGGTCACGTGCCGATGGCCGACGACCCCGAGCTCGTCCTGAGGCTGATCCGCCAGACCGCGGTCTAGACCGACCTGGCGAAGCGGGCGGGCGTGGTGCCGACGGTCCGACGGAAGTGCCGGGTGAGGTGCGCCTGGTCCCAGAACCCGGCTGCGGTGGCGGCGTCCGCGGCGGGGACGCCGTGCAACAGCAGCGCGCGAGCCCGGTCGACCCGTCGACCCACGACGTAGCGGTGCGGCGGCAGCCCGTAGGCCCGCTGGAACGACCGCGCCAGGTGCGCCGGTGAGCGGCCGAGCAGACCGGCGGCCTCCTCGAGCGTGATCCCGTCGACGACGTGGTCGTCGAGCACGTCGCGCAGCGCCCGCGCGGCCGGGACGTCGGCAGCAGGGGGGATCACCTGCCGGCCCGAGCCGAGCACGACGTCGCGCAGGCCCAGCAGCAGCGACTCCGCCTGCCAGGTGTCCTCGGGTCGGGCGAGCACCTCGTGGAGCTCCTCGGTGAGTGCCCGGGCCGCAGCACCGGGCAGCACCGGACGGTCGACGGCGTGGCCGGTCACCGACGCCGGCAACCAGGTGGCGTCGAGGTAGAGGACGCGCTTGCGGAAGCCGTGGTCCTGCGAGGCCGACCGACCGTCGTGGGTGACGTGCGGCGGCAGCAGGCTGACGTGCCGCTCGGGCGCCGTGCGCGCGTGCCGGTCGAGGTCGTACGCCACGCACCCCTCGTCGATCAGCAGCACCGTCCAGGTGTCATGGGTGTGCGCCGGGTACGCGTGCGAGGTCATCGTCGCGTGGAACACCTCGCGGACCAGGGGTGCCTGCGGCGCCCAGGCCCGCACCTGCTCGGCCATGTCAGGAACGTACAAGACCGCGCCCGGGCCGGGGGCGGATCGTGGTGGCCATGGAGGACATCCGCTTCGACACCAAGATCGCCGTCGTCCTGCGCGACGACCTGCTCCCCTGGCAGGAGCTCAACGTGACCGCCTTCCTCGTGAGCGGGGTCGCCGCGAACCCCGAGCTCCTCGGCGAGCCGTACGAGGACGCCGACGGGCAGCGCTACCTGCCACTGCTGCGCCAGCCCGTCGTCGTCCTGACCGCTGATGCCGCGACCCTCTCTCGAGCCCACGCGAAGGTCGTGTCCCGAGCGCTGCCCCTCGCGGTCTACACCCACGAGATGTTCTCGACCGGCCACGACGCCGCCAACCGCGCGGCCGTCGCGGCGGTGCCGACCGACGCGCTCGACCTCGTGGGGATCGCGGTGCACGGGCCGAAGAACGCGGTCGACAAGTCGCTCAAGGGTTCCCGGCTGCACGGCTGACGGGCATAGACCCGGGCCTCCAGGCGTTCCCGTGGACGTGGAGGTCCTCGAGAGCGTGGTGATCGGTGCAGGCCAGGCCGGCCTCTCCGCGTCGTACCACCTGGCCCGACGTGGGGTGCGGCACGTCGTGCTCGACGCCGACGACGCGCCGGGCGGTGCGTGGCAGCACCGCTGGGACGCGCTCACCATGTCCGACGTGCACGGCGTGGCCGACCTGCCCGACGCGCCCGTGCCCCCGGCCGAGGGTCACGAGCGGGCCAACGTCTTCGTGCCCGCCTACTTCGCCGCGTACGAGCGGGCGCACGACCTGCCGGTCGAACGACCGGTGGCGGTCGACCGGGTCGAGTCGGTGCCAGGAACGGGGGACGACCTCCTCGTCGTCCACGCCGGTGACCGCACCTGGCGCACCCGGACCCTGGTGAACGCCACCGGGACCTGGCGGCGGCCGTTCGTGCCGCGCTACCCCGGCCAGGAGGTCTTCGCAGGCGAGCAGCTGCACACCGTCGACTACCCCGGCCCGGAGCACTTCCGCGGCCGGCGCGTCATGGTGGTCGGCGGCGGCGCCTCGGCCGTCCAGTTCCTCGGCGCGCTGCGGCCGGTCACGGACACCCTGTGGGTGACCCGCCGCGAGCCCGTGTGGCGCACCGAGCCCTTCGACCCCGAGGCGGGCCGCGAGGCCGTGGCGATGGTCGAGGAGCGGGTCCGGGCCGGGCTCCCGCCGCGCAGCGTCGTGAGCGTGACCGGGCTGATGCTGCGCGAGCAGGAGGCCGAGGCCGAGCGGCTCGGCGCCTACGAGCGGCTGCCGGTGTTCGACCGGCTCGAGCCGGACGGCGCCGTGTGGGGCGACGACCCGGCGGGGGTGCCGGGCCGTGGGCGGCGGACGGAACAGGTCGACGTGATCCTCTGGGCCACCGGCTTCCGCCCCGACGTCGACCACCTGGCGCCGCTGCACCTGCGCTCACCGAGGGGTGGCATCCAGCTGGGCGCCACGCTCGCCACGTCCACGACGGCCACCGCCGACCCGCGGGTGCAGCTCGTCGGCTACGGACCGTCGGCCTCGACGATCGGGGCGAACCGGGCCGGGCGCGCTGCCGCCAACGCGGTGGCGCGGACGCTCAGCTCTCGCGTGGACGCTTGAGCGCCCACGGCTCGAGGTGCTCGTAGCCCTTCACCGAGACCCGCCGTGTGCGGCGCAGCCGGAAGTCGTCGTGGTCGAGCAGCTCGGCGAGGTCGTGGTCGACGAGGACGCGCGCCGGGCGCGCCACCGAGGTGAGCCGCGCAGCGATGTTGACCGTCGAGCCGAACACGTCGCCCAGGCGGGCGAGCACGGGACCGTGGGCGAGCCCGACGCGGACGTCGGGGAACTGCTCGTCGGCCTCGGCACGCTCGACCAGCTCGAGCGCGAGCAGCGCGGCCTCGGTCGGGTCGTCGACCGTGAACAGGGCCTCGTCACCGATGGTCTTGATCACCTGTCCGCCGTGCTGAACGACCAGCTCGGTGACGACGCGCTCGAACCACTCGACCATCGCACCGAGCGCGCGCGGACTCATCTGCCGGCTGCGCGAGGTGTACCCGACGATGTCGACGAACCCGACGACGAGATGGCGCTCGGACTCCGACCGCACGTCGCGCAGCGCGATCCGCGAGGCAGTGGCCAGCAGGTGCCGCCGCCACACGTAGCCCTGCACCTCCTCGACCATCGGGATCACCTCGGCGAGCACGTCGAGCGGCGGCTGGCCCCCGTCCTCGGTCTGCAGGACCCCGAGCAGGAGGCGCGTCTGCCAGTCGGCGAGCCGGGCGAAGGTCCGCCCGAGCGACCGGACGAACTGCGGCAGCCGGTCCTCCTCGAGCACCCCGAGGTCGATCAGCCGCTTCGTGACCTTCAGCGCCGCGACGTCGGCCTCGGTGAACGCGACCTTGTCGTCCTCGACCTCCGGGAAGCCGAGGTAGCGCCACAGGTCGTTCGCGAGGTCGAGGTCCATGCCGGAACGCTCCGCCACCTCGCGCTGCGTGAGGGTCGGTCCGCCGTCGAACAGGAAGTCGGCCGCGACGTCGATGAGCAGGCTCGGGTCGAACGCTGGCTGGTCGGACGTGCTCACGCCCGCATCGTAGGGGCTCAGGCGCTGTCGCGGGAGACCAACGCGGGAGGGAAGACGACCTGCTCGGCCTCGCGCTCCCCGACGTCGGCGAGCTGGTCGAGCAGCAGCCGGGTGGCCCGTTCCACCATCTCGCCGACCGGGTTGCGCACCGTGGTGAGGGTCGGCGAGGTCCGCTCGGCCACCTCGAGGTCGTCGTAGCCGACCACGGCGACGTCGCCGGGGACGCTGCGACCCGCCTCGGCGAGGGCGCGCAGGGCGCCCGCCGCCATCAGGTCCGAGGCGGCGAACAGGCCGTCGAGGTCGGGGTGCTCGGCGAGCAGCGCGCGACCCGCGGCAAGACCCCCGGACTCGGTGAAGTCGCCGCGCCGCACGGCCGAGGCCGACAGACCGGCGCCCTCCACGACCTCGCACCACCCGGCAAGCCGGTCGGCGCCCGCGGCCATGTCCGCCGGTCCGGCGATCGTCGCGAGCCGGCGCCGACCGCCGTCGAGCAGTCGCTGCGCCGCGAGCCGTCCACCCGCGACGTTGTCGGTGTCGACCCACGACAGGGTCTGCACCGCGGCCCAGGGCCGGCCCACGAAGACCGCCGGGAGGCCGAGGCCGCTGAGGTGCTCGGCCAGCCGGTCGTGCCGGTGGTGCGAGACGACGAGGGCGCCGTCGATGTTGCGTCGGCTCAGGTACCGCAGGAGGCGGCCCTCCTCACCGGGGCGGGCGAGCAGCAGCACGAGCTGCAGGTCGCGCTCGTCGAGCACGCGGTTCACGCTGCGCAGCGTGTGGCCGAAGAACGGGTCCGCGAACACGCGCTCGTCGGGCTCCGGCACCACGAGCGCGACCGAGTCCGTGCGACGCGTCACGAGGCTGCGCGCGGCCGGGTTGGGCCGGTAGCCCAGGGTGCGGACCGCCTCCTCGACGGCGGTCAGCGCCCGTGGCGACACCCGATGACCGCCGTTGATGGCGCGCGACGCGGTGGCGCGAGAGACGCCCGCGAGCCGGGCGACCTCGTCGAGCGTCGGGGCACCACCGGGTGCCGTCAGGTCCTCGCTCACCCGTCGCACGTTAGAGGATCCCCTGCGCCGCCACGCGGGAGTACCAGAGAGCGCTCGACTTGGGCGTGCGCTGCTGGGTCTCGTAGTCGACGTGGACGATGCCGAACCGCTGGTCGTAGCCGTAGGCCCACTCGAAGTTGTCGAGCAGCGACCACACGAAGTAGCCGCGCACGTCGACCCCCTTCTCGATCGCCGCGTGGACCGCCCGCAGGTGTCCGGCCACGAACGCCAGGCGCTCGGGGTCGTCGACCGTGCCGTCGTCGGCCACAACGTCGGGGTAGGCGGCGCCGTTCTCGGTCACGTACACGGCCGGCAGGTCGTAGTCGTCGTTCAGCGCGACGAGGAGGTCGGTGAGTCCCTCGGGCTGGACCTCCCAGTCCAGACCGGTCACGGGCAGTCCCCGCCGCGGGAAGGTGATCGCCTCGCCACCGGGGTAGGGCGACGTGGTCTCCCGGGAGGGGTGGCGGATGCGGGAGCCGAGGAGGTCGGCCTCGCGGTGAGGACGGCCGGACGCCGCGTCGCCGTGGTAGTAGTTCACGCCGAGCACGTCGATCGGTGCACCGATGAGCGCGAGGTCGCCGTCACGGATCGCCGACTGCCACGGGTGACCGCGCCAGCACAGCCCGTCGGTGAGCTGGTGGATCTCCTCGGCGTAGGACCCGCGCAGGATCGGGTCGAGGAACACCCGGTTGAACAGGTGCTCGACCCGGTGCGACGCGGCCACGTCGGCCGGCTCGGTCGGGTCGAAGGGCTCCGGCACGGTGAGGTTGAGCGTGATGCCCACCTGCCCGCCCTCGCGCCCGTCGACCCCGCGGCGGCGCAGCTCGTCGACGACCAGGCCGTGGCCGAGCATCAGGTGGTGCGCGGCCACGAGGCCCGCCACGCCCTCCTGTCGTCCGGGCGCGTGCTGGCCGCCGGTGTAGCCGAGGAAGGCCGAGCACCACGGCTCGTTCAGCGTGGTCCAGTAGGGCACGCGGTCGCCGAGGGCGTCGTGCAGCGTGAGGGCGTACTCGGCGAACCGGTGCGCGGTGTCGCGGTTCGTCCAGCCGCCGGCGTCCTCGAGCACCTGCGGCAGGTCCCAGTGGTAGAGCGTCACCCACGGGGTGATGCCCCGGTCGAGCAGCGTGTCCACGAGCCGGGCGTAGAATTCGACACCGCGCTGGTTCGGCTCCCTGCCGTCGGGCCGGACGCGTGCCCACGACGTGGAGAAGCGGTAGGCGTCGAGGTTGAGCGACGCCATGATGTCGACGTCCTCCTCGACCCGGTGGTAGTGGTCGCACGCGGCGTCACCGGTGTCGCCGTCGAGCACGGCTCCCGGGACCCGCGCGAAGGTGTCCCAGATCGACGGCGTCCGGCCGTCCTGGTCGTGGGCTCCCTCGATCTGGAAGGCGGCGGTGGCCGCGCCCCAGAGGAAGCTGGAGGGGAAAGATGTCTCGGTCATCCCTTGACGGCTCCTTGCATGATGCCGGCGACGAGCTGTCGGCCGGCGAGGACGAACAGGATCAGGAGGGGCACCGTCGACATGGCCGACCCCGCGAGCACCAGGGCGTAGTCGGTCGACTGCCCCTGCCCGGTCAGGGCCAGCCGGTCGAGCGCCAGCTGCAGGGTCTCGGTGCGCTGCAGCGCGACGAGCGGCCACAGGTAGTCGGTCCAGACCGTCATGAACGTGAAGACGAACAGGATCGCCATCGCGGGCCGCCCCGCCGGGACCGCCACCGTCCAGAAGGTGCGCAGCATCGAGCAGCCGTCCATGCGGGCGGCCTCGAGCAGCTCGTCGGGCACGGCGTCCACCAGGTACTGACGCATGAAGAACACGCCGAAGGCCGTCACCAAGGTGGGCAGCGCCACCGCGACGAGCGTGTCGAGCAGCGCGTAGTCGCGCATCAGGATGAACAGCGGGACCATGGCCAGCTGCGTCGGCACGGCCATCGTCAGCACCACGAAGCCCATGAGCGCGTTGCTGCCGCGGAACCGCAGCTTGGCGAAGGCGTAGCCGGCGAGCGTGGAGAAGAACACCACGGACGTCGCGCACGCCGTGGACACGACGAGGCTGTTCACCATGGCCTGCCAGAACTCGACGGTGTCGAGCACGCGTGCGGCGTTCTCGAGGAAGTGCCCGCCGGGCAGCAGGGGCGGCGGGAACGAGGTGGCGCGCTCCCGCGTGTGGGAGCCGATGACGACGGACCAGTAGAGCGGCAGGGCGGAGCCGATGACGAACGCGGCCAGCAGGCCGTAGGTGACGAAGCCCGGACGCCTGCTCATCGCTCGCTCCTTCGGGTGGCTGCTCGGACGACGAGGAAGTTGACCAGCGCGATCGCGACGATCACGAGGAACAGCACCCAGGCGGCCGCGGAGGCACGTCCGTAGAACTGGTCCTCGATCCCGCGGGCGTACACGTAGAGCGTCGTCGTCATGTACTGCTGGCTCGGGCCGCCCTCGCGTGCCGGGGTGTCGTCGAAGAGCCGCGGCTCGGTGAAGATCTGCAGCCCGCCGATCGTGCTGGTGACGATGACGAAGATCATCGTCGGGCGCAGCAGCGGAAGCGTGACGGAGAAGAACTGGCGGACCCGACCGGCGCCGTCGAGAGCGGCCGCCTCGTAGAGGTCGCGCGGGATGGCCTGCATGGCGGCCAGGAAGATGAGCGCGTTGTACCCGGTCCAGCGCCAGTTGACCATGCCGGCGATGGCCACGTGGCTCCACAGCCGCTCGACGTGCCAGCGGATCGGCTCGAGGCCCAGCTCGGTGAGGGCGGCGTTCACGAGGCCGTAGCGGTCGGCGAACAGGCTGCCGAAGATCAGGACCGCCGCGGTCGGGGCCACCACGAAGGGCAGCAGCACGCTCATGCGCCACAGCCCGCTCGCCCGCAGCCGGGTGCTCAGCAGGGCGGCCACCAGCACCGCGATGACGACCTGCGGGATCGTCGACAGCACGAAGATGCTGAAGGTGTTGACCATGGACTTGCGGAACACCGGGTCGGCGAGGACGAACCGGAAGTTGTCGAGGCCGACGAACTCACCGCGCGAGTACGCGAGCCGGTCCCAGTCGTGCACGGCGAGGAAGCCGGTGTAGACGAGGGGGAAGAGGCCGACGAGGCCGAACAGGACGAAGAAGGGCGAGACGTAGAGGTACGGCGCCAGGCGCACGTCCCACTGGGACCGCCGCGCCCGGCGGAGGAGACGTCGCTCCTCCACCGGGCGCTCGAGGGTCGTGGTCACTGGAGCGCCTTCACCTCCGAGACGAACGAGGCCCACGACTCGTCGGGGTCGGTGCCCTGGTCGACCCGGTTGATGGCGTCCTGGAACTTGGTCAGGATGTCGGAGTAGAGCGGTCCGTGGAACGGCTGCACGTCGATCGCGTCGGCGCGCGAGGAGAAGATCTCACCGACCGGCGCGTCGTTGAAGTACTCGTCGGTCACCGACAGCAGGTCGGGGCTCTCGAGCGCCTCCACCTGCGACGGGAAGTTGCCGAGGGTCTCGAAGATCGTCAGCTGCTGCTCCGGCGCCGTGATCCAGGCGGCGAACTCGCGGGCCGCGTCCTGCTTCTTCGACGTCTGCGGGACCGCGAGGTAGGAGCCGCCCCAGTTGCCGCCACCGCCGGGGAAGACGTCGGCGATGTCCCACACGACGCCGTCGGGGGCGGGGTCGCCGGTGTTGTCCTTGATGGGGTTGCGCATCCAGCCCGGGCACGGGATCGTCGCGAAGCCGTCGCGCGCGAAGCCGGCGTTCCAGTCGTCGCTCCACTGCGCCGTCTGCGTCGAGAGGGAGTCGGAGCGGCTCGTGACGGTCTCCCAGACCTCCTTGAGCTCGGCGTTGTCGACGTCGACCGTGCCGTCCTCCTGCTCGAACGGGAACTCGACCTGGTTGAGCATGGCCTGGGCGATCGAGCCGGAGGCGTCGTACCAGGCGACGTCGGGGCTGGCCTTCGTGAACTTCTCGCCGAGGGCGAAGTAGTCGTCCCAGGTGGACATCAGGGCGGCCACCTCCTCGCGGTCGCTCGGCAGGCCGGCCTTCTCGAACAGGTCGGCGCGGTAGCAGATGGCCTCGGGCCCGGCGTCGGTCGCGTAGCCCAGGAGGGCGCCGTCGGCGGTGGTGGCCTCCTTCTCCTTGAAGTCGAGCCAGCGGCCCTTCACGTCGTCGCTGGCGAGGTCGACCCAGCGATCGGGCGCGGCGACGATCGCGGGCATGAAGTCGCCCTCGACCGCCACGACGTCGGGCAGGCCGGTGCCGGCCTGGAGCATGGTGTTGAGCTCGTTCTTCCAGTCGTCCCACTTGGAGACCTTGGTCTGCTTGACCGGGGTGTCGGGGTTGTCCTCATTCCACTGCTTCACGAGGTCGTCGTAGCCGAACTCCCCGAACGTGGTGAGCTCGATGGTGCCGGTGGCGTCGTCGTCGCCGCCGCCACCACCGCAGGCGGCGGTCAGGCCGAGGGCGGCCGTGGCCAGCCCGAGGGCGAGTCGGTGGGTGGTCTTGCGCACGATGGTCTCCTGGGGGCGGGGTGGGGAAACACCCCTCGCCCAGCGGGGTGAGAGCGCTTCCATGATGTGATGGCCGTCACTGTGCCGCGCTCCACGGGGATTTGTCAACGCTCACCACAAAATAGATGGAAGCGCTTCCACTTCGGCCCACGATGTGATCCACTGTGAGCCATGACACAGGTGCGGTACGTCCAGGCCAGACACACGTATCCGGGTGCCGAGCGCCCGGCCGTGGCCGACCTCGACCTCACGGTCGACGACGGCGAGCTGCTCGTGCTCGTCGGTCCGTCGGGCTGCGGGAAGTCCACGTCGCTGCGGATGCTGGCCGGGCTCGAGGAGATCAGCGGCGGCAGCATCTGGATCGGCGACAGGGACGTGACCCACGTGGCGCCGAAGGACCGCGACATCGCCATGGTCTTCCAGACCTACGCCCTGTACCCCCACCTGAGCGTGGGCGAGAACATGGCGTTCGCCCTCAAGGTCGCCGGCGTCCCCAAGAGCGAGCGCGCCGCACGGGTGGCCGAGGCCGCCACCATGCTGGACCTGACGAAGGTCCTCGACCGCAAGCCCAAGGCCCTCTCCGGTGGCCAGCGCCAGAGGGTCGCGATGGGCCGGGCGATCGTGCGGCAGCCGCAGGTGTTCTGCATGGACGAGCCGCTCTCGAACCTCGACGCCAAGCTGCGGGTCTCGACCCGGACCCAGATCTCGGCCCTGCAGCGTCGCCTCGGCACCACGACCGTCTACGTCACCCACGACCAGGTCGAGGCGATGACCATGGGCGACCGGGTCGCCGTGCTGAACGACGGCGTGCTGCAGCAGGTCGACACCCCGCTCGCGCTGTTCGACCGGCCGGCGAACCTGTTCGTCGCCGGCTTCATCGGGTCGCCGTCGATGAACCTGCTCCCGCCCGACGTCCTCGACGTGCCCCTCGATCGCACGGCGGTCG is part of the Aeromicrobium sp. Leaf245 genome and harbors:
- a CDS encoding alpha/beta fold hydrolase, whose protein sequence is MHPDLAYTRRGTPGAPPLVLLHGIGHRRQAWDPLLDDLARDYDVIAPDLSGFGESPAFAGGVRYSMENACEHMLDQFERWGVAKPHVVGNSLGGAIALELGSRGLVSSVTALSPAGFFGPVNRFQALVPLLLMRLSALLTPARLLQRLAADLRGRRAIGAILYARPERHDADHTYGDSLALKHATAFERTAREGVTYRFASQVPVPTTVAWGTKDRLLPYAQAAVAKSRLPQARHEPLPGCGHVPMADDPELVLRLIRQTAV
- a CDS encoding AraC family transcriptional regulator, whose product is MAEQVRAWAPQAPLVREVFHATMTSHAYPAHTHDTWTVLLIDEGCVAYDLDRHARTAPERHVSLLPPHVTHDGRSASQDHGFRKRVLYLDATWLPASVTGHAVDRPVLPGAAARALTEELHEVLARPEDTWQAESLLLGLRDVVLGSGRQVIPPAADVPAARALRDVLDDHVVDGITLEEAAGLLGRSPAHLARSFQRAYGLPPHRYVVGRRVDRARALLLHGVPAADAATAAGFWDQAHLTRHFRRTVGTTPARFARSV
- a CDS encoding DUF2000 family protein — its product is MEDIRFDTKIAVVLRDDLLPWQELNVTAFLVSGVAANPELLGEPYEDADGQRYLPLLRQPVVVLTADAATLSRAHAKVVSRALPLAVYTHEMFSTGHDAANRAAVAAVPTDALDLVGIAVHGPKNAVDKSLKGSRLHG
- a CDS encoding FAD-dependent oxidoreductase, with amino-acid sequence MEVLESVVIGAGQAGLSASYHLARRGVRHVVLDADDAPGGAWQHRWDALTMSDVHGVADLPDAPVPPAEGHERANVFVPAYFAAYERAHDLPVERPVAVDRVESVPGTGDDLLVVHAGDRTWRTRTLVNATGTWRRPFVPRYPGQEVFAGEQLHTVDYPGPEHFRGRRVMVVGGGASAVQFLGALRPVTDTLWVTRREPVWRTEPFDPEAGREAVAMVEERVRAGLPPRSVVSVTGLMLREQEAEAERLGAYERLPVFDRLEPDGAVWGDDPAGVPGRGRRTEQVDVILWATGFRPDVDHLAPLHLRSPRGGIQLGATLATSTTATADPRVQLVGYGPSASTIGANRAGRAAANAVARTLSSRVDA
- a CDS encoding adenylate/guanylate cyclase domain-containing protein → MSTSDQPAFDPSLLIDVAADFLFDGGPTLTQREVAERSGMDLDLANDLWRYLGFPEVEDDKVAFTEADVAALKVTKRLIDLGVLEEDRLPQFVRSLGRTFARLADWQTRLLLGVLQTEDGGQPPLDVLAEVIPMVEEVQGYVWRRHLLATASRIALRDVRSESERHLVVGFVDIVGYTSRSRQMSPRALGAMVEWFERVVTELVVQHGGQVIKTIGDEALFTVDDPTEAALLALELVERAEADEQFPDVRVGLAHGPVLARLGDVFGSTVNIAARLTSVARPARVLVDHDLAELLDHDDFRLRRTRRVSVKGYEHLEPWALKRPRES
- a CDS encoding LacI family DNA-binding transcriptional regulator: MSEDLTAPGGAPTLDEVARLAGVSRATASRAINGGHRVSPRALTAVEEAVRTLGYRPNPAARSLVTRRTDSVALVVPEPDERVFADPFFGHTLRSVNRVLDERDLQLVLLLARPGEEGRLLRYLSRRNIDGALVVSHHRHDRLAEHLSGLGLPAVFVGRPWAAVQTLSWVDTDNVAGGRLAAQRLLDGGRRRLATIAGPADMAAGADRLAGWCEVVEGAGLSASAVRRGDFTESGGLAAGRALLAEHPDLDGLFAASDLMAAGALRALAEAGRSVPGDVAVVGYDDLEVAERTSPTLTTVRNPVGEMVERATRLLLDQLADVGEREAEQVVFPPALVSRDSA
- a CDS encoding GH1 family beta-glucosidase, which encodes MTETSFPSSFLWGAATAAFQIEGAHDQDGRTPSIWDTFARVPGAVLDGDTGDAACDHYHRVEEDVDIMASLNLDAYRFSTSWARVRPDGREPNQRGVEFYARLVDTLLDRGITPWVTLYHWDLPQVLEDAGGWTNRDTAHRFAEYALTLHDALGDRVPYWTTLNEPWCSAFLGYTGGQHAPGRQEGVAGLVAAHHLMLGHGLVVDELRRRGVDGREGGQVGITLNLTVPEPFDPTEPADVAASHRVEHLFNRVFLDPILRGSYAEEIHQLTDGLCWRGHPWQSAIRDGDLALIGAPIDVLGVNYYHGDAASGRPHREADLLGSRIRHPSRETTSPYPGGEAITFPRRGLPVTGLDWEVQPEGLTDLLVALNDDYDLPAVYVTENGAAYPDVVADDGTVDDPERLAFVAGHLRAVHAAIEKGVDVRGYFVWSLLDNFEWAYGYDQRFGIVHVDYETQQRTPKSSALWYSRVAAQGIL
- a CDS encoding carbohydrate ABC transporter permease, with amino-acid sequence MSRRPGFVTYGLLAAFVIGSALPLYWSVVIGSHTRERATSFPPPLLPGGHFLENAARVLDTVEFWQAMVNSLVVSTACATSVVFFSTLAGYAFAKLRFRGSNALMGFVVLTMAVPTQLAMVPLFILMRDYALLDTLVAVALPTLVTAFGVFFMRQYLVDAVPDELLEAARMDGCSMLRTFWTVAVPAGRPAMAILFVFTFMTVWTDYLWPLVALQRTETLQLALDRLALTGQGQSTDYALVLAGSAMSTVPLLILFVLAGRQLVAGIMQGAVKG
- a CDS encoding carbohydrate ABC transporter permease encodes the protein MTTTLERPVEERRLLRRARRSQWDVRLAPYLYVSPFFVLFGLVGLFPLVYTGFLAVHDWDRLAYSRGEFVGLDNFRFVLADPVFRKSMVNTFSIFVLSTIPQVVIAVLVAALLSTRLRASGLWRMSVLLPFVVAPTAAVLIFGSLFADRYGLVNAALTELGLEPIRWHVERLWSHVAIAGMVNWRWTGYNALIFLAAMQAIPRDLYEAAALDGAGRVRQFFSVTLPLLRPTMIFVIVTSTIGGLQIFTEPRLFDDTPAREGGPSQQYMTTTLYVYARGIEDQFYGRASAAAWVLFLVIVAIALVNFLVVRAATRRSER
- a CDS encoding ABC transporter substrate-binding protein; this translates as MRKTTHRLALGLATAALGLTAACGGGGGDDDATGTIELTTFGEFGYDDLVKQWNEDNPDTPVKQTKVSKWDDWKNELNTMLQAGTGLPDVVAVEGDFMPAIVAAPDRWVDLASDDVKGRWLDFKEKEATTADGALLGYATDAGPEAICYRADLFEKAGLPSDREEVAALMSTWDDYFALGEKFTKASPDVAWYDASGSIAQAMLNQVEFPFEQEDGTVDVDNAELKEVWETVTSRSDSLSTQTAQWSDDWNAGFARDGFATIPCPGWMRNPIKDNTGDPAPDGVVWDIADVFPGGGGNWGGSYLAVPQTSKKQDAAREFAAWITAPEQQLTIFETLGNFPSQVEALESPDLLSVTDEYFNDAPVGEIFSSRADAIDVQPFHGPLYSDILTKFQDAINRVDQGTDPDESWASFVSEVKALQ
- a CDS encoding ABC transporter ATP-binding protein; translated protein: MTQVRYVQARHTYPGAERPAVADLDLTVDDGELLVLVGPSGCGKSTSLRMLAGLEEISGGSIWIGDRDVTHVAPKDRDIAMVFQTYALYPHLSVGENMAFALKVAGVPKSERAARVAEAATMLDLTKVLDRKPKALSGGQRQRVAMGRAIVRQPQVFCMDEPLSNLDAKLRVSTRTQISALQRRLGTTTVYVTHDQVEAMTMGDRVAVLNDGVLQQVDTPLALFDRPANLFVAGFIGSPSMNLLPPDVLDVPLDRTAVARAGADGVTLGLRPQALRLAGPEETGLDVVVDLVEELGSEAYLYGRPPAGGQRVVARIDGRAGIAPGEKVTLVADPDAVHVFDTASGERLSA